The genomic region CTCTGCACAGCTGCGCTCGGATGCAATTATCATATATTTTGATATGAAGAGGCTGAGTGGATATGATCAAACAGAAGCAGCTTAGAtggagtgtgtgtgtgtgtcatgTACTTGTCAGAAGTGTTTTTTTATTGACTGGTCTGCACATGAGCCTGCACTATTATGCGGGTCAACCGATATCATCCATCCCGTACAGATTTCACTGCAAGTGGCTATGATTTTAACATCAGTGTTCAGCGCACAACCCCAGAAAAGGTTCCTCAGGAGAGTAAAACCAACCTAATCTGCCAAAAAATCGGTCTGCAGAATTCCCCACTGCCTTACCAAGTGACATCCCAGACTAACGTAGGATAGCAAGGCAATAGGATAGAAACAAATGAGCATTAAGGGTGTGTCTTTTAGGTCAGGGCTTCTGGAAATCACCACTTCAGTCCTGAGAAGCTAAACCTTTGGAAACCCTTTCTTTAGGTAGGCTACCCTACAAAATGAAATCTGCAAGGTGATGCAATCAGGCTAACAAAACCAGTTCCACCTGAGGAGCAGTTTTTTTGCCCACCGGAAGCTCACAGATTGGCAGGAAAAACACTCTAAAGAAGTGAAGATAGTAGCAATGAAAGAAACCATGCCATACTGTAGCCATATGAGATCATGCATTAGTTGTCCATCTTGTATTTAAAATAAAGTAGTTCTTAATCCATACATGTCGACCAGTATTAGCAACAGAATATTCCCATCAAGCAAAATATTTGCAACTTGATAACTTCACGCGTTGATGTAGGATTCGATTTCTTTTCAAGGAACCTGCACTCCAGACATGCTCTATTGAAATATTTCCAAAACCCGTGACTAGGTTACCTCAAGAAAGTACTCATGCCAGCTAAATTCTGCTACTAGAAAATGCAGAGTAACAGAATTCCTTACTGGGCAAGCTTATTAGTGACCCTTCCAAAGATCTTAAAGGCGATTGTTCATGAAAAGATAATTGTGTAATCTTATAAGAATGGATGAGACATAAGAGAAGTGGACGCCCTCTAAAGCATTTCAGTAAGAAATTCCAATTGCGAAATTATCGATGCGTCTTAATGAACTAGATCGTGATCCAAATCGCATGTCAATGATATTAACAAACTATTTTATTGGATCCTCACAATAAAAAAACTAATTTATTGGAATGAAGTCTTTAACATGTCATTAACATCGAGGATAGAGATCATTGACCGATGATAACTACATTTGGAATCTCAAGCTATTTTACTAGCAGTAGGATAGAGATAACCCATTTGCGAAGTCAACTACAGGAAAGCAGCCTCACAAGGTCATGGTCATAACTGTAACCTGCAATCCTTAATTATTAGAAACATTCTAAGAAACACAAGAATCAAAACCAATCACAAACTGGACTCCAGGAATTGTCGGCATCAGATCAGTCTCTTTCATTTCACAATCCCAAAATGAATGTTATGTACCTGAAGGCATAAACTGGCTCTCCTTTTCCAAGGCTACTTTCAACTTACACCTACGAAACTGATATGATTTCTTGGATATTACACCAGGGGCCAGGATGGTGAACTATGGAGCGATTCGCTATTACACTAGAGAACTTGATACGATTTTTATATAATCAAATGTTAACACTGTACAAAGAGCTAAAACAGCAGACTAAAAGCAGCAACTAGAGATGGTGCTTTCTTGGATATTACAAAGATGAAAAGCTTAGCTAAATATGCCATGCATAGCACCAACAAGCTCGATACCACAAGATTTCTAGAAGCCATTCATCTCCAGAAGGTAAGTGCGCCTCTTCATCAAAGCCTTCACAGCAGCCTTAAATGGCCCATCAAATGCTCCAAAGACAAATGCGTCGGCTTCTTTACGGTTAGGGTGGCTTCCATTGCTTCCGTCAGGTGAGGGTTTGATAGCCACCAAAGTGGCGCCTTGCAACGCCATACCACCAGGCAGTTCAAGATATGGAGCATACTTGAGCTTCATGTTGCAGGCTGGGACCTGAGTCCTGTTGGAACATGCTGAGGCCGACAACTGGTTCTCTCTGAACTCCTTCAGCTGCTCTGCTCCCATGCACAATGTGCCTTGGCCATCGGCATCTGTCAGTACCAAGCTCAGAAGTGTGGAATGGTCATTGATGATTGAGCGGAGAAGATAGTGCCTCGTTGATGCCGCAATTAGAGAGCTGATTGTCCAGACGACACGAAGTTTCAGCCCACCATTGGTATAGAAAGACTCTGGCATGCTTCCATTATCCTCCAAAGACTGCTCATGCTCTCCACCAACAGGCTTGCGGTCAACCCGGGTACCCCCCAGGATCACACAACTCTGAAGTGTGCTCCCATACTCTGCTCGCCATTTCAGGAGAACTCCCTCCTCAGTACCCACATCCCCAGAAGGGAGCTCGATCCGAAGATTCCTGATGTGCGTGAAGTTCCTGAGCACCTGCGCTGGCGAGTGGTGCGAGAGCTGCGGGAACAATGACCTCCCAGTACCATTAGGGTTGCGCATGTTGTGGAAAGGCTTGATGATGGTGAAGAGCATCAGCTTCAGGAAGTGCGAGAAGATGTTCCGAGGCTTCGGCGATGACAGGTTGAGCGCGTCCTCAGCGTCGCCGTCGACCGCCACGACGCGGTCAATCTTGACATACACATCATGGACAAGGGGGACAAGCCCACAAAGCCGCTTGGACACGGCGTAGCACCGGCCGAGCGATCGCACGTCCTCGACCTTGTTCAGGATCAGCAGGACGAGCGAATCCGGCAGGCAGTCAAAGTGGTCGACCTCGCGCACCGGGTCGGCGTGGATTCGTGCCTTGGGATGCATCGCACGGCACAAAGGTCACACCTTTCTGCCACGCAGCAAGACGAAACGCCCGCCAAGATTGCCAGGAAAGGCTGGCTCACCCAAATGGCAGGAAGAAACGCGTGTCAAATCGACGCGACTACCTGAAGAGAGAACGAACATCGGTGGTAAGAAGTAAGAACACGGATGAGCGAGTAGAGAAAAATGACAGAATCACAGAAATGGCATGCGGTTAAGCAAACCTGCATGGCCGCATGCGTCAGAGACTCAGAAGTGCTATAATAAATCAACAAGAACCTCAGATCGAGAACTGCAACAAGCAAATCGAAGAATGGTGTACCTCAATCACCGCCACCGCAGTCGCGACTCCAACTCAGGCCGGCAAATTGAGCTCCAAGCTGGACAGACCCCACCAAAAGCCCGACCTCTCACCGGAACAAACCCGGATCCGGCGCCGGATAGCACAGGTGAGGACCTGGGCCGCGAAACCGCTGGCACGCCCCCTCGGAGAAACAGCCTCAATCGGGTGGTCCAAGCACAGAAGGGATGCAAAATTTCGTCAAACCGAGCACGGCTCAGCTCCAGCATGCAGCTGGAACATCGGAGGGCTTCCAATTGGTGGGCTTTTGCTGCGAATCCAACGAGGTT from Zea mays cultivar B73 chromosome 6, Zm-B73-REFERENCE-NAM-5.0, whole genome shotgun sequence harbors:
- the LOC100191714 gene encoding F-box protein At4g18380; this translates as MHPKARIHADPVREVDHFDCLPDSLVLLILNKVEDVRSLGRCYAVSKRLCGLVPLVHDVYVKIDRVVAVDGDAEDALNLSSPKPRNIFSHFLKLMLFTIIKPFHNMRNPNGTGRSLFPQLSHHSPAQVLRNFTHIRNLRIELPSGDVGTEEGVLLKWRAEYGSTLQSCVILGGTRVDRKPVGGEHEQSLEDNGSMPESFYTNGGLKLRVVWTISSLIAASTRHYLLRSIINDHSTLLSLVLTDADGQGTLCMGAEQLKEFRENQLSASACSNRTQVPACNMKLKYAPYLELPGGMALQGATLVAIKPSPDGSNGSHPNRKEADAFVFGAFDGPFKAAVKALMKRRTYLLEMNGF